From Hermetia illucens chromosome 6, iHerIll2.2.curated.20191125, whole genome shotgun sequence, one genomic window encodes:
- the LOC119660081 gene encoding uncharacterized protein LOC119660081, with amino-acid sequence MSLSAEAISNMIERVNLSLAVQLRKEFQDAIAELKSQPGPSTQGSDIHSVVSQLRQEFHSTIQELRASAPPVEKQSDINVVVSQLREEFQSSLQQLKTPGPSVQRYEEIAITSKVVGGNMRLDLPKSMHEFSGVMDKYPSWRQSAKAAIKPYQPYVGSDIYYQAVAIIRNKITGSADMVLSSFSTPLNFDAILARLDHTYSDKRPLYLLEQELSTLRQGRFSIPQFYDMVEKQLTLITNKAIMQYGDESVVLKSLNEKYRDDALRIFISGIKRPIGDTLFASQPKDLPSALALAQELESNRQRYNFAAAFANSNSDREHTSNLGKSPHYKVVNKTTRDEAQSPPEPMDVDPSTHQLNTFRVEKLKDSSVVDILQSKACLPYVQHTLLNGEKIKLLLDTGAERNYVKNLPFLVGVSKLKNDEFAVHSIHGETRITAKCQISIMGRTSDFYVLSEINDMDGIIGYRFLKEINAMIDVTGSKLYSIGGIQEVFPSNSTQINLLKDLDYNSIPEEGVDGFKKIVTENQKAFADPNEALPYNTNIVATIKTTTDEAIYSRSYPYQMTATKFVNSEVETMLRDGIIRKSSSPYNNPIWVVNKKGVDEMGNPKLRLILQLYCRI; translated from the exons aTGTCTTTATCTGCCGAAGCTATTTCGAATATGATTGAAAGGGTTAACCTTTCATTAGCTGTTCAGCTTAGGAAGGAATTTCAAGACGCAATTGCGGAATTGAAATCTCAGCCAGGTCCGTCAACTCAAGGGAGTGACATTCACAGTGTTGTTTCTCAGTTAAGGCAGGAATTTCATTCTACCATACAGGAACTGCGAGCGTCAGCACCACCTGTTGAAAAACAGAGTGATATTAATGTGGTTGTTTCGCAATTAAGGGAAGAATTTCAGTCTTCTTTGCAGCAACTGAAGACACCAGGTCCTTCTGTACAGAGGTAtgaggaaattgccatcacaagTAAGGTTGTTGGTGGTAATATGAGGCTTGACTTACCAAAATCAATGCACGAGTTTAGCGGTGTTATGGATAAGTATCCATCATGGCGACAGTCAGCCAAAGCTGCAATAAAGCCGTATCAACCATATGTTGGTTCTGACATATATTATCAAGCTGTTGCTATTATCCGCAACAAAATTACTGGTTCTGCTGATATGGTTTTATCGTCGTTCAGTACACCACTGAATTTTGACGCTATATTGGCTAGATTGGACCATACGTATTCCGATAAGAGACCACTGTATTTACTCGAGCAGGAATTGTCTACTCTTAGACAAGGTCGTTTTTCTATTCCACAATTTTatgatatggtagaaaaacaattgactttAATAACCAATAAAGCTATTATGCAATATGGCGATGAAAGCGTAGTTTTGAAATCCTTGAATGAAAAGTATAGAGACGACGCATTGCGTATTTTCATTTCTGGTATTAAAAGACCTATCGGTGATACTCTCTTTGCGAGTCAACCAAAGGATTTACCATCTGCCTTGGCTCTCGCACAGGAACTAGAGTCTAACAGACAACGCTATAATTTCGCCGCTGCTTTTGCTAATTCGAACTCTGATAGGGAACATACGAGTAATTTGGGTAAAAGTCCACATTATAAAGTGGTTAACAAAACTACCCGAGATGAAGCTCAATCTCCACCTGAACCAATGGATGTAGATCCATCAAC acatcAATTGAACACATTCCGGGTAGAGAAATTAAAGGATAGTTCTGTTGTAGACATTTTACAATCAAAagcatgtcttccatacgttCAACACACTttgttaaacggtgagaaaattaaacttctttTGGACACAGGTGCCGAAAGAAACTATGTGAAAAATCTTCCGTTTCTAGTTGGTGTATCTAAATTAAAAAACGATGAATTTGCTGTACATTCCATTCATGGGGAAACACGTATCACCGCGAAATGTCAGATAAGCATTATGGGACGTACTTCTGATTTTTATGTATTGTCTGAAATAAATGATATGGATGGAATTATAGGTTACAGATTTCTAAAGGAAATCAATGCAATGATTGATGTCACTGGTAGTAAACTTTATTCTATAGGTGGAATTCAAGAGGTTTTTCCTTCTAATAGCACacaaataaatctcctaaaggATTTAGATTACAATTCTATTCCTGAGGAAGGTGTAGACGGGTTTAAGAAAATCGTTACGGAAAATCAAAAAGCATTTGCTGATCCAAATGAAGCATTGCCTTATAATACTAACATTGTGGCTACGATTAAAACTACCACTGACGAAGCAATATATTCAAGGAGTTACCCATACCAGATGACGGCAActaaatttgtaaattctgAGGTTGAAACTATGCTACGTGATGGTATAATCAGAAAGAGTTCATCTCCTTATAATAACCCAATTtgggtagttaataaaaagggtgtagatgaaatgggaaaTCCTAAACTACGTCTG ATACTTCAGTTATATTGTCGAATTTAG